The Virgibacillus dokdonensis genome includes a window with the following:
- a CDS encoding helix-turn-helix transcriptional regulator: MKLNNRVKELRARFDLTQEQLAKKVGVTRQTIAAIEKGDYVPSLLLALNICKVFHLPMEETFWLLEDD; encoded by the coding sequence GTGAAATTAAACAATCGTGTAAAAGAACTACGAGCGCGATTTGATTTAACGCAAGAGCAACTCGCCAAAAAAGTAGGCGTAACCAGACAGACCATTGCTGCCATTGAAAAAGGCGATTATGTACCATCCTTACTTTTGGCATTAAACATATGCAAAGTGTTCCATCTTCCTATGGAAGAAACTTTTTGGTTATTGGAGGACGATTAA